The nucleotide window ACACGGGTGCTCTTGGTGATAGTGCGTGTGATGGAAAGCATTACGGCTCGCTATTTAACCAGCTAGCCAGTTTTCTGTATGGTGTTCCTGTGCTGCTTTCCTGTATGGAGTCCTGTGTATGGTGTTCCTGTGGTGCGTTCCTGCTGTCCGACAGACACACACCTCAAGCGTCACTCAACCTTACCACACCGTTAACCTACAGCAGTGTCCCACATTGACTTTGGCTGTTGGGATTTAACCTAGTTTACAGATTTGGGCCTGTTAAACCTGTATTTACATGGGCCATCTGCTAGCTAAAGCCATGTATAATGTAAATGACTAATACATGTGCAGTAGTGTTGAAGGAGTACTAGAAACACAAGTTTAAATAGAAAATGCCATGGTGTAAATATCAAGGTCTAAGTAAAAGTCTAGAGTCCAGTATTGTCGGTAAAATGCACTGAAAGTATCAATGCATAAACTATCAAAGACAAATAATGCTATATTATTCAGTTTGTATCACTAACACACATTAAAAAGCGATTTCATGTTGTCTAATGTGGAGCCAGTTTTAAATACTACAACTATAGATGAATAAGCAGTGTAGTAGGCCTACTGAATCATATTTGAGCGTCACATAAAATGTAGTGGAATAAAACGTACACTATTTCCTATTGAATATTAGTGGAGTACAACTCAAGTATATAAAGTATTATAAAAAGCAAATATTTGAGGTTAGTACAAGTATTTCACAGGTATTCTTATGTGTGGTAAATTAGTTAATTGCACCACTGTTGATATgtaattttaaataaacaaataatctaTATATCCAGTGATTTAgatgacatttattttctttcttcttttcgAAATCCTATTTATTTACCTTAGCTTGAACACAGCACACAAGTCAGCAGTCCTACACAGACACACTTGACAGGATAATGTAGGTTAAAACTTCAAATGCCTTGCAAGAAGTTGCTTTAAAATGaatacacaaacacatggaGAAAATTGTTTATAATGGCAGCATGCTGGAGCTTTATGTGAAGTATGCTCCTCAACATCAATTAAGATTGTCCAAATGTGATATGTGCACTGcatggtcaaaaatgttttaattatgaagTTGACAGTTTTAACAGTCATCACACTATCCCCCAtccaatacacacacaaacacccatacataaatacacacaGGGAGAGATGAGACCGATGATGTGTGGTGGTGGTGTGTCCATTTATTACACAACACAAAGCACCTACAATAATCCACTCCCCGTTGCGTCAGACAGTGGAAGATCTCACTTTTTTCACAGTGATTTGTATGTGGACATGTTTAGACAAGGACATCAAACTGGTTTATCTAAATGAAAGGGAAAAAAACTACACACAGATATTCACAGCCAATATCACACACAAAAATAAAGCAGTGTCAACAAACGACAGTAAATTGAGTAAAAAATAGAATTTAATCATTTAAATAGTCTTTCAAAATACAAACATTGATTTGAACTTCTAAATAATATAACGTTAAGTAGCTATGCTTCATTATAACTGGCAATGTTAAATGTACACTGTGGCTATACAAGGAAATGTGTGAGGTTTGGTAATTTATTGTATTGCTCATTTATATTTATGCGCACATATTTATTAAAACTACAAAAGACTTTAACATTTTAACAGTGACACTGCATATGACCCTGCCTTCACTCTAACCCTCCGCACCCAAGAAATATTCGTATGCCAATAAATAATCTATTATTGTATGTATGATTGAGTTTTTATCAGCTCCAATTTGACCCAGgcttttattttacattgtTTGCTAGATGAACGTGTAAGCTGTAACTTACGAACACCAAGACAAACCGGTAACTCAGTGTCCTTGATGTAACACCTGTGTGTTAAAAGTAGAACTATTTACTGCCATTTATGAACTCCAGTGTTTTTGAGCTGCATCATTATTCTTGTGAAACCGTACCATCATCTAGTACCATGGGGTATCCTATAAAGCAAGATTAATGAGCCATTTACAACTTAAAGTTATAAAAACAAAGTAATAACCAATAGCAGGTGTTGTTTGCAACTCAAAGACATTCAATAAACCCAATGTTAAAATTTAAAATGACAAATCCAAAGATCAATAGTTACGTTTGTCTCCACAGTTATTTGGCCATCTGGCTTTACACTGCCTCCTGAGGTAGCCCTCTGTAGCCCGCCGCTAAATCTATAGAGCCATGTAAATTGATCCCTCAAATGACAATCAGCTTCAGAAAATGCACAACTGCTTACGTGAAACTAAAACAATTCATATCATTCTGAATAGAATGCGTCATTTCAATACCAAACCCACAACAATGTCACAATGTAAATAAAATACCCTTAAATCCTAGAAAGGAAAATGTATGAAAAAAGCAAGTTTCAAGTCTTTACAAATGTTAGAACACTGTAAGCTGCACACATATTTtgtaatgggggggggggggggggggttcggaTCACATTTGCTGGCTTTATTATCTTCTACTATAAATTGCATGTTTGTTTCTTTAAATGGAACTGTACATGGCCGAAAGATGAACGGCCCCGTATGGCCACTAAATATCATATCTGATCGTGACATCAGATACTGTAGCGTTGCATTGCATGTGAAGCGTACTACAGTGATCACTTCTATCTAGGTGTACACACTTGCTGATCAATGAGCAGGACTTTCAGGATGTTGCCCGACAACACCCAAAAGGAAGATGTTTCATATGTTGCGTTTCTTGTTGTCCTGAGCCCGTTATGGGCACTTGCAAGTTAAAGTTGGAACTGTCCGTACACAAAGGAGCGATCTGTCGTTGAAACAATGGAGATCTTTAATGCAACGTTCTTCACGACTGCAGAAAATGCATATCATACACCAGGGTTAGTGTTAGAAGGTATAGCCCATTACTCAAACAGGTCAGACCATTATTTCTGAACAACACTGAAGTCAGACGTTAGATCTAACGGAGGAttgtatattaaaaaaaaagcggATGAGGCATATGCATTTCAGTTCTTAGCACTGTTGTTGCCACACTTTAATGTCAAAGAGTAGTGTCCTTCCCTGATCTCAGCTCATTGGTTTAGACTGCACACTCACGCACACGCTTGCTTGTATCGAAGCCAGTTTTTTTGTGTGCCGATTTACAAACAACACCGAATATGTAACCTTCCACGTAAATCTTTCTGTGAGCGCACAACCTTCATATGCACTTCTCGTCCACTTCAAAACAATTGCACAACCTTTTATAAAGAAAGCTGCACCTACTCTGtacagcagtggttcccaaatcCAGATTTTAACCCCCAACGTGCTTtttgtttctttaaaaaaaatgagcaCTTGGGGTCTGGAAAGTGGAGGACTACTGGTATACTCACACAACTACCATTTTATCCACATTTTAAATGTGACAAACAACAATCGAGTCATTATATTGCTTTAAACATATTGCAAGTAATTCCTATGAATTTGCCTACAACGGCACACTAAACTATATTAAATACAAGCACTCCATGTGCATGTCAATCTGCCCCTTTACTGGACCCTCAAAGTCTTTCGCCGGATATGTTGTTATGGCTTTCGTTGCATGTGACACGTTGCTTTATTTTGAAAGAGTTCAAAAGCAACATGTTTGCAGTCTGTTCTCGGGTACCTTCCTGTTGTTCCTCAGTGGTTATGTAAATGCAGATCGATGCTGTGATGGAACAATTGTTTTTCGTACTGAGGCATTCACATTAAATGTTTTCTCACTTTGATGTCGGAGCCTTTTACCAAAGTGTGGCAGTTACATCTCATTCTTTATTCCCATTTAGGGACATGAGCTTTTTTATTGTCTCATTTGTTTCCTTTCTTCGTGTAGTCTATGGGAAAAGGGAAAGAAAGGACCATTTCCCTCATTATAAATTCTCTAATAAAATCTTCCTCACAAACCACTCGTCCACTGTTCAGGGCTAGATCTCTGTTGGGTCTTTCTCTGCATCCTATTCACTGCTGCTTGCCGCTCTAGGGAGAGTCCATCATGGCTTCCAGCATCTCCAGGAATAGTTTGTGCATGGGTACACCACCACGGGTCTTGATGCTGTAGAAAGTGGTAAGGGCGCGACCGGCAGTCTGTCGGAGGAGGGGCAATGTTAAAAGGAGGCGTCCGGCGCGCTGGGCGTCGTCCGGGCGCCGCTGACACTCCATCTCCTGCAGGGCCTGGTGGAGGAGGTCCCGCAGCTTCTGCACAGCCTCCATGTCCTCGATGTAAACAGAGTCTGACAGAACAGCAGGGAGCACATGGTAAGGCAATGTGTCGGGGGTTTACATTTTCTCAAAAAGAGCTTGTTTTGCCCTGTTACTCACAACAAATACAAACGTAAGGCAACCTTTATTTACAGACCAAACAGTGGAGCAGGTAGCAGCCCATGCTACATGATCTGCTGTTGACAGTAACCTTTAGTGAATCTCTATGACTACATACAGGTCCAGGCTCGTGACCTTTCAACAGCTAATGCACTCGAATCAACACTGGATGTTTTTACAATAACATGTCTGCCTGCCTCGAAGACCATCAgcaataatgttattgtgtgTTGCCGTCATCATTAGGGGAGGACATGATAACGGGCCTCAAGATACGTGTCGCCATACATTATTGCGATTTCAAAACATCTTCCATATGTATAGTGATAAGTTATATTCTTATAAATGCAAAACTGCAAATTAAACTTGTTAGTCAACATTCTCTTGTTTTTCCATATCATTTTAGATTAGATTTGTTCTTCCTGTCATGGCAATTGACTTGTaatctttaaaaaaagacagaTATTGTGTAAGATGAGAGGCAAGTTAACACTGCAGTTAGTGAGTGGGGGTCTGTGTGCCTTCTGCCAGGTCTACCCCCTGCAGAGCATAGGTGTGGGATGTCCTGCTTACAAAGAGGACACCCAGCACAGGGAGCGTTGTAACAGCTTGGTCTGAACTAATGGATACATCTCAATGTACCCACTGCTACTCACTGGGAGGGAAGCCCTGTGTTCACACATTACAGATCTGTAACAGGAGAGAAATACTATGCGGGTGCGGTCTATGCCCCCACTCATGTATCTGATGTTAAGTTCATTTGAACTTGTATCAGCaatataattatataataaACGATCGATACTTGCCCTTTGTGTATAGATGTAATATTGCCATACTTTGCAATACAATCGCCTAAAAACTGAAACTAAAAAAAGCACTAGGTATTCCTAACAATACAAGATCTTTCTCCCGTTGTCATGTCAACTCCTTCCAGCTAATCCACTGATTGTGTTGCCACCAGCTACTCACAAATGGAAGGACATACATATTCTTCATTGTCACACCATGTCTAAGATAGGAAAGTATACACTTCCAGTAGTTCCTAGTTTAGCTTGTACATCTAGCtaaatgtattacatttttGTTTAAACTGTGTCAGAGGTGTAATTGAACTTTTTGGGTCAGTTTGGTGTCTGTGTTTTGTGGTGATGTTAAACTGCAACATGTTAACATTATATCAAAGAGGGTATactaaatatttaaaaactCCTCTCGGTAAACCACAACCCAAAAATCAAGTAATGACCAGTCTGATCAGGCCTATAATATCTCCCCGATTTCTACTACGCTAAATCCTAGAGACAATGCCGTCTCTACTTAAATCTGATGATTCAATCTTTGCGATCGAGGCCGAATCATTTCGATTATTCGATACCAACTGTTCTCGTAATAAAACTGCAGCGCCGCAAACTGCAGGCTTCAGAACGATCGTGAAGTTAAATGAATATCACTCTGAAACTGATGGTAAATGTAATTGCTTAGCTGCTGTAATAGACTGCATTAGTTTAAACCAGAAAACGACCTAATAATGTTCCTAACAAACAGGAAAGGGGGTGTCGTTTTTCAAATCAATTGCACTTAGTTGTGTGGAGGACAATTGTGAGCAGAGACGGTGAGCACTACCCGTTAATAAGGATAATATTATATTAAGCGAGAGACAGAACGGATACATTAACAAGGCTCTGATGTGATTAATAATACCACTAGTAGTACCTGAGTTAGTGAGTGCGATGGCTTTGAGCATGACAAATTCCTCCCGGTCCACGTTTAGTGACCTGAAGCGGCGAGCGAGTTGACTAATGGCTGCATTTAGCTCCGTCAGTCCAGCAACGCGGGACATCTCCTCGTCCAGGACAAAATCCTCGGCGAACACCACCTCGTCCTCACAGCCAAGCGAGCGGTACGCCACGCCGAGCACCAGCACCTCCAGCCACACGGACTGCAGCACGGACATCTGGTCTGCCAGGGACAGCGACAGGAAGCCTGCAGAGGAAGAGACGGACAGTTAGTTAGAAACTTAGACTGTAGGCTAACTGGCAACACATTTCTGCAAGCACTTTGTTTGGTAGGATGATAATGGGTTACATACTGTAGGCAGCTGATGGTTGGGCCTGTCACAGTAATTAGGTTATTGACGTATCGTATGATAAATGGACATGACCTCGATTGGGTTTCCTGACCTGGATATTGgctgttgtgtgtttgtttacatgAGATGTCACTAACATTTAGGCCGACATGTAAAAAGCAGGGTATTCCCTACCATTATTAAGACAGAGTAGGAGAGTCCAATTCATTTAGTGTTTTGGTTGGGTGGTTTATTTTGATTTTAtttagaataaaataaatacttttCTTCACATTTCCAATTCCTATGTCTGAACATTTTAGATTCTCAACATATTAGAGAAATAAAATGGTCTTAAAATGATAATACTATATTCCTGGGACGATAAACCGTCCAACCAAAGTAGGTATAGTGAGAGGCCTACTGGTGACTCAACTGTCAGCTGACATTTAGTTTTACTTATTCATTTAGTTGAACCTATCATTTAGGCTCCTCAGCCATCAGTATCAGGTTCATATCTGCCAATTACATTCCAGTTCTGTCAAAGATAAATCCAGATGTACAAAAGTGTATTTGTTAGGTTTCCCAAGTCATCGTCTGGACGAAACATGCCAGATGGGATCTCCCTGCCCCGCTGCCATGCCACCCAGCCTCTCCTCCCCTGGGTTATCCTCTCGGCGTCTCCTACCAGGAATGTGTTTGGCCCAGCCGATGATGACGACCAGCTCCCGGTCCGCGAGGTCACACAGGGTGGTGAGCGTGCGCTGGGCTGTGTCGGGCTGCAGGGGGTCGGGCATGGCGAATAGCTTCTCGGGCTCTGCCACTAGAAGGTGGGAcacaatgatgctggaggaacCTACgccacaaaaacaaaacattcaaatgatgcACAGGTAAGACACAGGCAGACAAAAGGCACAGATACTGTGCACACTGCACCAAGGTAGCCACTCAAAACTAAAACCTTGTTTGCGACATGCTACACTGTAAAGGTATATCAACTGCACTGTATTCATACTGCAAGGCTTTATGACTTTTACTTGAATTCATTATGTTTGTatacatttgtattctttattatatattgcacattACTCCTTCAACTTCTTATGTTTATGTAAAGATCTTTAGTTTTTCATTTGATTTATCTTTGAATCCAAATGGAGCAACCTAATTTAACCCGGGGATAAATGCAGAGTTTTGATTCTTATACTATCACACACTTGTTCTTACGTCGATGAGGACAACAGAGAGATTAGGCTTTTAACTCCTCACGCCTATTTATGTAAATCATCTCCAGGATAGTTGATCTAATTCAGCTCAGATAAAAAGCAAAGATTTGCAATGATCAATCTTCTTGGCAGCAGAGGGCAGTGTTCAATAATTCCATCatattttttaatgtttctGCATGCTCCCGGCAGCAAGCTTACTTTGGAGGTACATTAAACTTGCCGGCACAtcatcaaaaaaataaatacactaaAATGATTCCCTGGTGATTTCATGCCTTTGCCGACCAGTCTCAACAGATCCACGTCTGTCTACATCATCATCACTACATCATTATTTTTCCATAAGACATGTTGTGTGCTCAAAAGTGACCTTGACCTTTGAACACCAAACTGTAATCAGTTCAACTCGAGTCCAAGTGGACGTTAAATGAAAGATAATCCCTGTTGGCCTTCCTGATGTATCTAGTCCACCAGGACAGATGTgacggacagacagaaaaactgaTAGACGGAAACAATGATGCCTCACGCCGCTGACACAGAGGCTTCAAAACAAATCACAAGACAGGGAAATGAATCCCACCTTTTTCACTCTCCTTCGTCAGCGGGAGAGGGGCACTCTGGTATGTTGCATTCTCCACCTCTGGACGTCTTTTGTACTTCTGCCTTCCTCCTCTGACTCTGTCAAGACGAACTCCTGCATCGGGAAAGAATAGATTAAACATTTACCATATTTAAAAGATCCACACAAAGCTATACTATCAAAGCCTGAACACTCACCCTCTTTCAGCATGCCTACTTTGAGGCACTTTGTGAAGCGGCATGCCTGACAAGCCTTCCTGCGCCTCTTTGTGATCTCGCACTCGTTCGATGCAGGACAGCTGTATTCAATGTTTCCTTAACAGAAGAACAGAACAAGAAATAAGAAGTATGAATGAGAATTGTATTTCAATGAGAACGTACTCTTTGAATTTCTTGAATCTTACTGATATTGTAAACATACAAGGTGCTCAAGTTGGCAATCATGCCAACAAAGCAATTGtcaaaatgttttgtttaacaGACCATGCATTAGCCAGGAGGGGGACGACATTATACTGACACATGTTaaagattaaatacatgtttagtatgtgATGTGGGTCCTTCTTCTGCAGGTACAGTGTGCATGTCTATTGTGCTGTGTACTCCGGTTGGTGTGTTAgtttgcccacacacacacacacacacacacacacacacacacacacacacacacacacacacacacacacacacacacacacacacacacacacacacacacacacacacacacacacacacacacacacacacacacacacacacacacacacacacacacacacacacacacacaccaggatgAAGTATGCTCTTTGGTTGTATTCAATCCAAATTGGCCACCTTCCAGATGTGTTTTTGCATGCATGAAACAATGAAAAATGGGGCTTATTTGAACGGTGTGTTTATGTGACGGAGCGGGACAGAGTGACTGACTCCGTCACTGacagcctacacacacacaccacacacacaccacacacaccaaacatttcctgctctcttccgtcaaatgaaccatgcaatttcttatttattttacgGTTGTTTAATTATGGGGAATGATTATGTTGAGAGGTGGTTAACCTGTTTATGTTTGGGTCGGATTCCTTTGTTGAAATGTGGCTTTGAGTTGATTGTGTCACCTGTTGACGGTGAGCCTGTGGGAGGGGCTATGGGGTCAAAATG belongs to Pseudochaenichthys georgianus chromosome 14, fPseGeo1.2, whole genome shotgun sequence and includes:
- the esrra gene encoding steroid hormone receptor ERR1 isoform X1, with the protein product MSSRERRSDVYIKAEPSSPEGGGGGRNSPGGASSDSSQSGGGGIRGDGVKRYSPPLYTPALRCHFKDEGGDGAEEGSTGNGAGRCKYALSTLPKRLCLVCGDVASGYHYGVASCEACKAFFKRTIQGVCRGNIEYSCPASNECEITKRRRKACQACRFTKCLKVGMLKEGVRLDRVRGGRQKYKRRPEVENATYQSAPLPLTKESEKGSSSIIVSHLLVAEPEKLFAMPDPLQPDTAQRTLTTLCDLADRELVVIIGWAKHIPGFLSLSLADQMSVLQSVWLEVLVLGVAYRSLGCEDEVVFAEDFVLDEEMSRVAGLTELNAAISQLARRFRSLNVDREEFVMLKAIALTNSDSVYIEDMEAVQKLRDLLHQALQEMECQRRPDDAQRAGRLLLTLPLLRQTAGRALTTFYSIKTRGGVPMHKLFLEMLEAMMDSP
- the esrra gene encoding steroid hormone receptor ERR1 isoform X2; the encoded protein is MSSRERRSDVYIKAEPSSPEGGGGGRNSPGGASSDSSQSGGGGIRGDGVKRYSPPLYTPALRCHFKDEGGDGAEEGSTGNGAGRCKYALSTLPKRLCLVCGDVASGYHYGVASCEACKAFFKRTIQGNIEYSCPASNECEITKRRRKACQACRFTKCLKVGMLKEGVRLDRVRGGRQKYKRRPEVENATYQSAPLPLTKESEKGSSSIIVSHLLVAEPEKLFAMPDPLQPDTAQRTLTTLCDLADRELVVIIGWAKHIPGFLSLSLADQMSVLQSVWLEVLVLGVAYRSLGCEDEVVFAEDFVLDEEMSRVAGLTELNAAISQLARRFRSLNVDREEFVMLKAIALTNSDSVYIEDMEAVQKLRDLLHQALQEMECQRRPDDAQRAGRLLLTLPLLRQTAGRALTTFYSIKTRGGVPMHKLFLEMLEAMMDSP